The nucleotide window TACTGCTACTACCATTGGTTCAATGTCTTTCAAATCCATTGCccacaacacaataactgaagccTCCACTGTCTTCTCCAGCTTTTCCAGGATAAGGAAGCAACCCAATTTCCTGTGAGCACATGTTTCCCATCTTTTTGTAGGCATCTCTGCACAGACTTCCACCACTATTGGTATAAGTCGATATTGGCATAAGCACATATTAGCATCATGGAGACTATGGTCTCTCATTATAAATTCCACTCCTATGCCACTTCACCCATGACCCCTGGAAATGATCTAAATTCTTTAAAATCCTGATCTTGCTGGTCAATTCTTTTCAATGTTGAACATATTTGAACACACAGTCATATGTGAAATAGCCTTAAGTCATTTTATAGCATCTTCATAGTGCCTATAAATCACATATTCCTTTATTGTGGGCTCAATTTCAGATGCAGTGAAGCTAAATTATCGCTGTTAGACTGAAACAAGAACACAAGGGAGTCATCTGTTCACCAAGTGActtcacattctttttctttccataggAAATCAATTCCTTACAGAGCCAGCTTGGGGACAGACTCAACATTGAAGTGACCGTTGCCCCTTCTGTTGACCTAAACCAGCTTCTATAAGAAATGAGACGTCAACATGAGTCCATCATGGAGAAAAACCACAGAGATGTGGAACAGTGGTTCAACGCACAGGTGGGGAGGGTAGATAAGTCAAAAACAAAGAGTTGACATTGTATTTCCAGGGGCTCTTGAATCACAGTCAAGTTTTCCTTCATGATATCCATGTTCTTTGACTATGTTTCAGATGGAGGAGCTGAACCAGCAGGTGGAGACCAGCACTCAACAGCAGCAGTGCTTCCAGAAGGAGATCATTGAACTGAGATGCACCATGAACACTCTACAGATTGAACTGCAGGCCCAGCACCAAATGGTACCTGAAACACTGACCAAACCTAGCACAGCAGTGATGGCAGTAGTCCCTGACACCTGTGCGGTGTAGTGTTTCCCAGAGTGTGTCTTCAGAACAGCAGTTCCTCTGTTTGTTAAAGGGTCTGTGGCCAAAAAAGGACTTTGAGGTCAAATAAGCCTGGGAAATGCTGGATTAAACAAAGATTAAACAAGGTACCTTCCTTCAGGCCTTTAATAAGCTGATGTTCACCATGACTCTCCAAGAAGGGGATATCTGGTATTCAGCATTTTAGAACTCATTTGACTGTGgactcctttttttaaagagcatttcATGGCAATGATAATCCATGGAGTACGCTTTGGGAAACACTAAGAGAGCATTTTATTGCATGCAAAACATTTTTACAAACtatcaaatttataaaataatcttaTGAAGGAGGTGGCATAATTATTAagccatttttacagatgaggctcagAAAGCTCATCTGGTAAAATCTTGGTGATTTTACCAAGACAAATCCAAGATaagtttcatttcacttattttgtagatgaagacaCAAGCTCCTGAGGCATTAAGTAACTTGTCAAAAGTCACAAAAGAAGTAAGAGTCTGAGCCAGAATACAGGTTCCAAAGCTGGAACCACTTCTTCCTCATTCTACGCACGGCCTCTCTGAAGTAGGAAATTATTTAAATGCTCTGATATGAAGGGTACTAAGAAGACCTTGCCCCAAAGCTGGTTTTGTCACCAGCTAATCAACTCATTTAACCTCTTGAAccgcagttttctcatctataaaaattgGAATAATCATGCAAGTAATAGGTTATTGAAAACTAAAATTCCATTATCCATAGGCTTACAGAATGATAGATCAGGAAAGAAATTTAATTATCAAAGTTTCAACTCTCATGTTTTACATATAAAGAAATTGTTTATGGCTAAATGCTGCTCACTTCCTTTTTAGGTAGAAACCCTCGTAGAAAGAGGTGCTGTGGTAATGCGTTTTTAATGCCTGGGTGTGAAAtaagttggaattttttttctgtcctagGTAGGAGAGTGTGGTAGGAGATTGTCTGGTGATTAAGGAGGGAGaagataagtaaatatttaaagagaagcCCCAGAAAAGAAGATAAAGGAAAGCAAGCTTTAGCATagttgataattttatttttggatttattTGGTTAGGAAGTAATAAGAAGTCAAGAAGCCTTGGAGATTCATTAGTACCTGTCATCAAGAAACCATTGTTTAAAATGACACTGATAACAAATGACTTGGGTTTAAAGGAGTCATCATTATAaatcctcctttcctcctccatGGTAGAGAGAGTCCCAGGAATGTGCCCTGGCAGAGACGGAGGCCCGCTACACAGCCTTCCGGGCCCAGATCCAGTGTCTGATCGATAACCTAGTGGCTCAGCTGGCAGAGATCTGGGGGACTCTGGAAAGACAAAACCAAGAATATGAGATTCTGCTGGACGTCAAATCCTGGCTAGAGCGTGAGATTACCACATACCACAGCCTTCTGGAGAGCTCAGATGGCaagtatgaaaataaaaccagtttCTGCAAGAAAGAGGCtcaaacacacacatgtatgtactGCCACTGGCAATGGGGGACAAGTGCCTTGGTCTTCTTGCCAGTGATGGAGACCTTTGGCTGGGAGAGTCAATCCACTCTCTCAAGCTGTGCCATTTGGAGACCTACAATTGTAGCCTAGTCCAAATTTGAAGGGTTAGCTGAACTGAGTCATTTTGAAGAGCCAGCGTTCCAGATTGACTCCTTACAGGTTGGCTAACTtcttagagttttaaaaattactaggggaaaaaaatggtttcCTCAAAGATGAACATTCCTGGCAATTTACAGATTTCCCCCTGCTAAGATGAACGTCTGACTTTCACAAGATCAAACAGGACAACCCTGCTTCCTCCTTTGGAGGAACGTTCTGCTCAGGCTGAAGGCCCCAGCCCTGTCCAGCCACTTGTCTTTGATGGCCAACAACAGCATGTACCTATGTGTGCATCAGCATTTTTTATAGgagttgtaattttttaaataagaagctAACCAACTCATAAGGAAATGACATGGAGCATGAGCTCTTTGAATCAACTCAGTCCAAACTAAAACCCCAAATGTAGACCCAGTTACAATTGCTAAGGGGACATCCATCCCAAAAACAATCAGTGAACGCCATTCACAGAAATCTTTTAACTGGCATGTCCACATCGTTCTAGCACAATGTCAACCTATGCAATCACCCTGAGGAGATCCAATACACCAAATATACCAAAGTGCCTTgaatcatcaaagaaacatgatgCTTTCTAAAAAGGGTTCTTACTTTTAACTCCTCCTAATTCCAGTTCTCTAAAGATTATTCATTTATAGACACCCAGAAGGCACCTTAGAGCTTCTGGATGATGCGTTGAGGACTCTTCCATAGATGGGGACCAGGCCACCAAAAGTACTGTGACTAACTCTCCGGTTACAAAAAATACCAGATTAACTTGCTTTCCTCAGATAGTAAGCTCTTCGACTTGTCCCTTATCACTGTTGAGTTCCCACTATATCCATTCTGTAGATGAAAAACTAAAGCTCAAGAGGGTTACTGACTTATCTGAGGTCACCAGCTGGCAAATGACAGAGCTGGGCTCCACCCCAGTCTTGGACTATTGGAGGGTTCATCCAATGCTCTGGCATTGGTTGTAATGGCAGCTTACATAATCTAGCACTTCTAAACCTGGGATGCTGCTTTCCCATGGGTCTGGTCTGATTCCTTTTCTTCAACTAATGACAGTACAAAATGAATAATCAAGCACTGGGAAGTACTTGTTTTGAGTGACAAATGTTGAAAACTTAACCACTGCCATTTCTCCATAGCCACTGTTGCCTTCTTTCAACCACaggtaaaattttgttttttcctaggcTTCCCTGTCACCCATGTGCCACCAAATGTGAGCCTTCCACTTGCATATCCAGTAAGGCCAGAGCCCTAGTTCACACATCATCCTCACCCCCTATGGGATACACGAGTCCCACGGTGCCTGCAAAACCCTGCTGAGAATTCTGGTTAAAATCTGCACCATCACCGAGGAGATTAAGGATGGGAGAGTCATTTCTTCTCACGAGCACGTGCAGCCTTGCTTCATCACCAGAACTGCCAAAGTCTGACATCCCAAGGTGATAAAAATGACCCTCATTCATGAAAGAGAGGCCAATACTTGCTCCTGCCAGAGAGGTTTAAGAACTCCCCAGTTCCTTAAGGTACTTATTTCCTTGTTACTACATTGGGTCCCCATCGCTAGATAGAATATCTTTTATTCTGCTCCTTCCCTAAGTCACTGCCACCAACATGATAATAAATGACATTTCTCTGGAAGCACATTTCCCATTTATCTGAGGGTCAGGCACTGATTTATAGGTGCAAGAGAAGGTGACCTACATTACTTGATTCCACAGGTGATGGGCAGGTTTCTCTTGTGTTTATTCAGGCCTTGTTTACTTACATTCCTCTTTAGAGCCAGTCAGACAAGTTCAAGAATTGGTTTGGGCCATGACATGTGAAGGTGAAAATCTACAACCTTCCCTTCTAAACCCCTTCTTTGGATATAGAAAGAAGCTTATATGGTAACAgcatgaagagagaaaaatatctttaataCTTAGTTTCCTTGAATAGTCATGAGTCTGAATCCTATTCACCTCTGCTGTCTCAATTACTGTTTATCCACACGTACATACTTCACCCGCcccaagatatttttaaagatgtcCACATTCTCCAAAATTCTGTGAACCATCAGgctctccaaatattttcatcGAGAATCAGGAATCGTTGTGGGGAGTGAATCGAGAGCATTTTGAAGAAATAGTATGGATCCTCTcattaaatgtttgctatttcTCTTTCTATTCTTTAGGGAATGGGATTTGGTTCTGATTGTTTGACAAGGAACATGTAGCTGGAACTCTCAAGACATTACCCTGCTCCTCTATGTCCCTGTGACAGGTGCCATGAAAAAATAACTTAGATGCTTACTTCAATCTATCCATCAGAGAGAAATGGACTTAATAGCAACAAACTTTGCAGAAAAGTAATCATGAATAATTGCTGCTTGCTAGCACAAGGCAGTCCCAGTTTGAGAAAGCACCATTTAGGAACCAGCCTTTATCAAAGCTTCTTACAGTAGGGTCAAGAGTGTTTAAGTCAGTCCCTACAAAAATTATTTGACATTTCCAGAGTTTTAGTAAATAATTCCAAGTCAAACACAGAATGTGAAGTCAAAAGTCCTGAAGTTCTATACTTGCCACTTCCTAACTGTGACACTGGACAAAACATTTAGGCTTCATCAAATTTAATTTCCTTGTTTGTTAAATGAGGATCATGCTTaattcacagggttgttgtgaagatcaaatgaaattTTTATGTAATGCTGCTCTGTATGCTGAAAAGTACTatacaaatgttatttttatataagCTCTAGACCTAATTATGTCATTATTATCTCATGTTAAAATTCTTTCTCCATGAATTTAGTTCTCCAGTCATGATTTTGGAGTTTTAACAATGTTTGGCTTTGGGGGGTAAAAAGAATAGAACAATATTTCCTGTGATCAAGCCCACAATTCTACTCAAGAAAGCATTTTTGAAGTCTTGGCATATGTATCAGATATCAGTTGATGACTGATGCCCACATCAAAGACAAAAGCATTGTTTAGCTCACAGTTTAGCCATCCACCTCCACCAGA belongs to Eubalaena glacialis isolate mEubGla1 chromosome 19, mEubGla1.1.hap2.+ XY, whole genome shotgun sequence and includes:
- the KRT39 gene encoding LOW QUALITY PROTEIN: keratin, type I cytoskeletal 39 (The sequence of the model RefSeq protein was modified relative to this genomic sequence to represent the inferred CDS: inserted 1 base in 1 codon; deleted 2 bases in 1 codon; substituted 2 bases at 2 genomic stop codons), whose translation is MDTKLCTTTMSPSTPCQSCSRTANLRTIFSNTSCQHCGLEANSCQPPGHVLRAPQSQGCQSTPCFCLTPLCLISNVNACSSLDDCGWCGAGTNSNEKETMQILSDRLANYLEKVRMLERENATLEAKCKIQEECNKELRVICPDYLSYYVTIEELXQKILCTKAENSRLVSQIDNTKLAADDLRAKYKVKVSLHQLVETDANDLQQILNALTLGKADLEAQVQSLKEELLCLRKNQEEEINSLQSQLGDRLNIEVTVAPSVDLNQLLXEMRRQHESIMEKNHRDVEQWFNAQMEELNQQVETSTQQQQCFQKEIIELRCTMNTLQIELQAQHQMRESQECALAETEARYTAFRAQIQCLIDNLVAQLAEIWGTLERQNQEYEILLDVKSWLEREITTYHSLLESSDGKLPCHPCATKCEPSTCISSKARALVHTSSXTPYGIHESHGACKTLLRILVKICTITEEIKDGRVISSHEHVQPCFITRTAKV